Within the Clostridium scatologenes genome, the region TTATAAGGGCTTATATTATGAGAGCAGAAATTTTTTCTCAAAATGATCAATACGAAAATGCAACTAGAGATTTAAGAGAAGCTCTAATCATTGGATTTGAAAATGGATTTATTAGAATATTTCTATTAAAACAAGTTAAAGCAAATAAAATTTTATTAAAGACTATTAAATCTATGAAATTTAATAAAGATTATTATAAAATGGGAGAATATTTAAACAAAATATTAAGTTTATATTCAACTGAAGAAAACAATGAAATAATAAGTAAAAGAGAAAAAGAAGTATTAATGCTTATAGAAAGTGGAGCAAAAAATTCAGAAATTGCTAAAGCTTTGTTTATTACAGAAAGCACTACAAAAAGTCATATATTAAACATATTCAGTAAATTAGGGGTACGTAATAGGGTTCAAGCTGTAGCAAAGGCAAAAGAAATAGGAATTATTTAAAATGAGGAGATGTCAAGTATTAGAATATGAAGGATTTTATTCTAAATACTTTTGGCATCTCATACTATTTTCAGCACTTTTTAATGTATATATATGTAATTAATCTAAAGTATGATAAACTTATTAACTTATTTCAACCTTCTTAGTCATACTTTAAGATGGTTAATACTTAAAAAAAAAGTGATATAGTGTAATTACGTAATTGACAATAAATTATCAACATTTTAAATTAGTTCTGCAGAACTTGATAAAGTCAATATTAATATTTAATTTAAAAGTCAATATTAATATTTAATTTAGCTGAAGGCATATTCAAAAAATAGCTAGTCATTGTGAAATGTAATATTTTTAATAGTTCTATGAGTTACTATTTTGTTCCATGTGCCTAATGCTTAAAATTATTTTACATTATAGATTGTGAGGAGATTAATATGTCTAATGTTGTAGAGAAATTTATTAATTACATAAGTTTTGATACTAGATCAAATGAAGAAGTAGAAACTGTACCAACTACTTCAGGACAGCTTGTATTAGGAAAAGCGATTGTAAAAGAGTTAGAAGAAATGGGAATGAAGGAAGTTTCAATAGACGAAAATGGATATGTTATGGCAACGTTACCATCAAATACTACTAAAGAAATTCCTACTATAGGATTTATTGCTCATATGGATACAAGTCCAGAAATTTCAGGAAAAAATATAAATCCTAAATTTATTGAGGATTACGATGGTAAAGATATAGTCCTAAATGAAGAAAAAAATGTAATACTTTCTCCAAAGGATTTTCCAGAATTGAAAGATTATATTGGTAGAACACTTATTACAACAGATGGAACAACTTTGTTAGGTGCTGATGATAAAGCAGGAATTTCTGAAATTGTTACTGCCATGGAATATTTAATTAGTAATCCTGAAGTTAAACATGGAACCATTAAAATTGCATTTACTCCAGATGAAGAAGTAGGAAGAGGTGCAGATCACTTTAATGTTGAAAAATTTAATGCAAATTTAGCTTATACTTTAGATGGTGGTGCTATTGGAGAATTAGAGTATGAAAATTTTAATGCAGCAAGCGGTAAAGTAACTATAAATGGAAGAAGCGTACATCCTGGAAGTGCGAAAGGAACAATGATAAATTCAATGCTTATAGCGGGAGAATTTATGAGCATGCTTCCGGAAAGTGAGACACCAGCTACAACAGAAGGATATGAAGGTTTTTACCACATAGTTACGCTTAACGGTGGAGTAGAAGAAACAAAACTTCAATATATAATAAGAGATTTTGATGAGAAGAGTTTTGAAAAAAGAAAAGAATTTATGACTAGTGTTGTGAAAAAATTGAATGAAAAATATGGTGAAAACACAGTTGAAATTGAAATAAAAGATCAATATAGAAACATGAAGGAAAAGATTGAACCTGTAAAACATGTTGTTGATATTGCTTTTCAAGCGATGAAGGAAGTAAACGTTGTCCCTAAAGTTCAACCTATAAGAGGTGGGACTGATGGAGCTATGCTATCATTTAAGGGACTTCCTACACCAAATATATTTACAGGCGGTCATAATTTTCATGGAAAATATGAATATATTCCTGTATACTCAATGGAAAAAGCTGTAGAGGTAATACTTAAAATAATTGAATTATATGAGAAAATGTAATAAAAATTTAGAAAAATAAAGGGGGATAAAAAATGTCTTCAAGTGAAGGTTCAGCAAAAAAATTAACACTGGTATCATTAGTATTGATGATTTTTACTTCTGTTTATGGATTTAATAATATTCCAAGGTCTTTCTATAAAATGGGTTATGCAGCTATTCCTTGGTTTATTTTGTCAGGAATAACTTTCTTTCTTCCATTTGCATTAATGATGGCTGAGTTCGGTGCAGCTTTTAAAAATGAAAAAGGTGGAATTTACTCATGGATGGAAAAATCCATAGGTGCTAAATTTGCATTTATGGCAACATTTATGTGGTATGCTTCCTATGTAATTTGGATGGTTAATGTTGGATCTGGTATATGGGTTCCAATATCTAATGCTATATTTGGTCAGGATACAACAAAAAATTGGTCTTTATTTGGTTTTGCAGGACCTAAAGCATTAGGTATATTAGGAGTATTATGGATATTATTTGTAACTGTTACGTCTACAAAGGGATTAGACAAAATAAAAAAAGTAACTTCACTTGGTGGTACTGCAGTTGCAGCATTAAATATAATTGTCTGGATTGGTGCTATAGCAGTACTTATAGGAAATCATGGACAATTAGCACAACCAATTGAAGGGTTGAAATCATTTACACAATCGCCAAATCCTAAATTTGTTGGAAACACAATTGTTTCATTAGCTTTTATAGTTTATGCTATATTTGCATATGGTGGTATAGAAGTTGTTGGTGGATTGGTTGATCAAACTGAAAATGCGGAAAAAACTTTTCCTAAAGGAGTCGCTATATCTGCCGCTGTTATAGCTATAGGATATTCAGCAGGTATATTCTTAGTTGGTATATTTACTAACTGGGCAAATGTAATGAATCTTAAAGATGTTAACTTAGGAAATGCTGCTTATGTAGTTATGTCTAATTTGGGATATTCGTTAGGCACTGCCTTTGGGGCAAGTCAAGCTACGGCTACTGCTATGGCTCATGGTGTTGCTAGATTTGTAGGACTTTCAATGTTCTTAGCATTAGCAGGTGCATTTTTCACATTGATGTTCTCACCATTAAAGCAATTAATTGAAGGTACACCAAAAGAATTATGGCCTGGAAAAATGGGAGAAGTTAAAAATGGAATGCCAATAAATGCTATGTGGCTTCAAGCTATTGTAGTTTGCGTAATGATATTAATGGTAGCTTTTGGTGGAGATTCAATGACTAAATTCTTTGATATACTAGTAGCTATGACTAATGTAGCTATGACTCTACCATATATGTTTATAGCTATGGCTTTTCCAGCATTTAAAAAGAAAACAGAAATTCATAAACCATTTGAGGTATTTAAGACTCAGGCATCAGCTAACATTTGGACAATAGTAGTTGTATTGACAGTAGGCTTTGCTAATGTATTTTCAATAATTGAACCAGCTATAGATGGCAATATGTCAATAACAATTTGGAGTATAGCAGGACCAATCTTCTTTGCTGTAGTTGCGTATTTAATGTACAATGCATATGAAAAGAAAGATAAGAAACATTTAACATCGCATGATGCATAAAACATATAACGCATAAATAGGTTGTGCCATTTGGTACAACCTATTTTATATAATATGTATTTTTTAATGGTGAAATAATCTTGTTCCAGAGAAGGACATAGCTATGTTATACTCGTCACAAGCTTCTATTACTAGATTATCTCTTAATGACCCTCCAGGTTGTACAATATATTTAA harbors:
- the pepT gene encoding peptidase T → MSNVVEKFINYISFDTRSNEEVETVPTTSGQLVLGKAIVKELEEMGMKEVSIDENGYVMATLPSNTTKEIPTIGFIAHMDTSPEISGKNINPKFIEDYDGKDIVLNEEKNVILSPKDFPELKDYIGRTLITTDGTTLLGADDKAGISEIVTAMEYLISNPEVKHGTIKIAFTPDEEVGRGADHFNVEKFNANLAYTLDGGAIGELEYENFNAASGKVTINGRSVHPGSAKGTMINSMLIAGEFMSMLPESETPATTEGYEGFYHIVTLNGGVEETKLQYIIRDFDEKSFEKRKEFMTSVVKKLNEKYGENTVEIEIKDQYRNMKEKIEPVKHVVDIAFQAMKEVNVVPKVQPIRGGTDGAMLSFKGLPTPNIFTGGHNFHGKYEYIPVYSMEKAVEVILKIIELYEKM
- the yjeM gene encoding glutamate/gamma-aminobutyrate family transporter YjeM, with translation MSSSEGSAKKLTLVSLVLMIFTSVYGFNNIPRSFYKMGYAAIPWFILSGITFFLPFALMMAEFGAAFKNEKGGIYSWMEKSIGAKFAFMATFMWYASYVIWMVNVGSGIWVPISNAIFGQDTTKNWSLFGFAGPKALGILGVLWILFVTVTSTKGLDKIKKVTSLGGTAVAALNIIVWIGAIAVLIGNHGQLAQPIEGLKSFTQSPNPKFVGNTIVSLAFIVYAIFAYGGIEVVGGLVDQTENAEKTFPKGVAISAAVIAIGYSAGIFLVGIFTNWANVMNLKDVNLGNAAYVVMSNLGYSLGTAFGASQATATAMAHGVARFVGLSMFLALAGAFFTLMFSPLKQLIEGTPKELWPGKMGEVKNGMPINAMWLQAIVVCVMILMVAFGGDSMTKFFDILVAMTNVAMTLPYMFIAMAFPAFKKKTEIHKPFEVFKTQASANIWTIVVVLTVGFANVFSIIEPAIDGNMSITIWSIAGPIFFAVVAYLMYNAYEKKDKKHLTSHDA